A DNA window from Solanum lycopersicum chromosome 3, SLM_r2.1 contains the following coding sequences:
- the LOC138347607 gene encoding uncharacterized protein — protein sequence MRFGRKGKLSTRYVRPYEILHRVGEVAYELALPAELDFVHPIFHVFMLKKCLGDPASILPVEGLGVDEIFFYEEVPVDILDRQVKRLRNKEIATVKVLWKNILVEGATW from the coding sequence atgaggtttggcaggaaggggaagctgaGTACGAGGTATGTTCgaccatatgagatcctacaccgtgtgggagaggtggcctatgagttggcattgccTGCGGAACTAGATTTTGTTCATCCAATATTTCATGTCtttatgttaaagaagtgcctaggtgatccagcatcgattctacctgttgaaggtttgggggttgatgAAATCTTTTTCTATGAGGAGGTACCTGTTGACATtttagacagacaggtcaagcggctgaggaacaaggagattgcaacagtgaaggtattgtggaagAATattcttgttgagggtgctacgtggtag